TCGAGCTCGGCGGAGAGCGAGGCCCCGCCCTTCTCCGACACCTCGGCGTGGGTGTGCATGTCGATCGCGACGAGTTCGTCGGGGTTCAGCACGGCACGCTCCTTCACAGCTGCGGCGCAGGGATGCCGAAGGTCTCGGGGGTGCGGCCGACGGTCACCGGCCAGGCGGCCGCGATCGCCTCGGCGCTCCAGCCCCCGTCGGCGTACGCCACCGACACCTCCTGCGGGTGCGACCACAGCGAGAGCTTGTCGCCGCCGATGCCGACGCACTGTCCGGTCACCCCGGCGGCCGCGTCCGAGGCGAGGAAGGTCACCAGACCGGCGACGTCCTCGGGCGTGCCGAAGCCCTCGCCCTTGCGCAGGCTGTCCGGGAACGCGACGCCGTCCCGCTCCAGGGCCTCGACGTGCGGGGCGAAGACGGGGATCGTCTTCGTCATCGCGGTCGCGGCGACCGGGATGACGGCGTTCGCGGTGATGCCGGCCTTCGCCAGCTCCATGCCCCAGGTGCGGACCATGGCGGCGATCCCGGCCTTGGCGGCGGCGTAGTTGGTCTGTCCGAAGTTGCCGCGCTGTCCGGCGGGGGAGCCGGCGACGACGATCCGGCCGCCCTCGCCCTGGGCGCGCATCCGCT
This is a stretch of genomic DNA from Streptomyces sp. R44. It encodes these proteins:
- a CDS encoding SDR family NAD(P)-dependent oxidoreductase — protein: MTHVDLSGKVAVVTGSGRGLGLAYARSLAAAGASVVINDVDTDAAVEAVRLITADGGQAVAEVVPVGSAEAAEALVARAVDTYGRLDVMVTNAGVLRDRVLWKMTDEDFDTVVEVHLRGTFTCVRAAVERMRAQGEGGRIVVAGSPAGQRGNFGQTNYAAAKAGIAAMVRTWGMELAKAGITANAVIPVAATAMTKTIPVFAPHVEALERDGVAFPDSLRKGEGFGTPEDVAGLVTFLASDAAAGVTGQCVGIGGDKLSLWSHPQEVSVAYADGGWSAEAIAAAWPVTVGRTPETFGIPAPQL